Proteins co-encoded in one Anabaena sphaerica FACHB-251 genomic window:
- a CDS encoding SUMF1/EgtB/PvdO family nonheme iron enzyme, which translates to MNNPQQPREYDAVLGGNSPSMENTAVLGGIEGVKLRLQNPDLNVRIAALEQALNYGEQGLDLVIEGLKDESGDIQNAAYLILNKRTESRIKQLLQKPNHEGLKLEQIEVVTINKFGEIIQRQPRVARYFIEDLGDGVKLEMAAIPGGSFMMGSPENEEGRSDSESPQHQVTVPSFFMGKYPITQAQYQVIMGENDSSFKGDNRPVEQVDWINAVAFCEKLSQKIGKPYRLPSEAEWEYACRAGTTTPFHFGETMTIDLANYWPRLTNPDGVKDETTVVGSFGIANNFGLYDMHGNLCEWCQDRWHNDYENAPTDGSAWVDKTWLEIARRIDIRVVRGGSWNNNPENCRSAYRIQLHHDFRSMDVGFRVVCSSTMRTY; encoded by the coding sequence TAATAGTCCATCAATGGAAAATACTGCGGTTTTAGGTGGAATTGAAGGGGTAAAATTGCGGTTACAAAATCCAGATTTAAATGTGAGAATTGCTGCACTGGAGCAAGCATTGAATTATGGAGAACAGGGTTTAGATTTAGTGATTGAAGGTTTAAAAGATGAATCTGGGGATATTCAAAATGCGGCTTATTTAATATTAAATAAAAGAACAGAATCAAGAATTAAGCAACTATTACAAAAGCCTAATCACGAAGGTTTAAAACTAGAACAAATAGAAGTAGTTACAATCAACAAATTTGGCGAAATTATTCAGCGTCAGCCGCGTGTAGCTAGATATTTTATAGAAGATTTGGGTGATGGTGTGAAATTGGAAATGGCTGCAATTCCGGGTGGTAGTTTTATGATGGGTTCACCAGAAAATGAAGAGGGAAGAAGTGATTCAGAAAGTCCCCAACATCAAGTTACAGTTCCTAGTTTTTTTATGGGAAAATATCCAATAACACAGGCACAATATCAAGTTATTATGGGAGAAAATGATTCCAGTTTCAAAGGTGATAATCGTCCCGTTGAACAAGTTGATTGGATTAATGCGGTGGCATTCTGTGAAAAGTTGAGCCAAAAAATCGGAAAACCCTACAGACTGCCAAGTGAAGCCGAATGGGAATATGCTTGTAGAGCGGGAACCACTACACCATTTCACTTTGGAGAGACGATGACAATAGATTTAGCTAACTATTGGCCTCGCTTGACTAATCCCGATGGGGTTAAAGATGAAACAACAGTAGTAGGCAGCTTTGGAATAGCTAACAATTTTGGATTGTATGATATGCACGGCAATCTATGCGAATGGTGTCAAGATAGGTGGCATAATGACTATGAAAATGCGCCTACAGATGGAAGCGCATGGGTTGATAAAACATGGCTTGAGATTGCACGGCGTATTGATATCAGGGTGGTGCGCGGTGGTTCCTGGAACAACAATCCTGAAAACTGCCGTTCTGCCTACCGTATCCAACTCCACCACGATTTCAGGAGTATGGATGTCGGTTTTCGTGTTGTTTGTAGTAGCACGATGAGGACTTACTAG
- a CDS encoding formylglycine-generating enzyme family protein, with the protein MNNPQQPREYDAVLGGNSPSLEGAAVLGGIEGVKLRLQNPDAKVRIAALEQALNYGKQGLDLVIAGLNDESVEIQDAAYLLLRNRTETKVKKSLIEFNTQGLKLEKIEVLTVNNFGKIIQRQPRVARYFIEDLGNGVILEMAAIPGGNFMMGSPENEDRRMDNESPQHQVSVPSFFMGKYPVTQAQYEAIMGTNPYHFKGDNRPVECVSWDNAVAFCKKLSQKISKTYRLPSEAEWEYACRAGTSTPFHFGETITTDLANYAGYYTYGNTVKGIYRKQTTEVGSFGVANNFGLYDMHGNVWEWCQDYWRSGYDIAPTDGSAWLNNESYFPQKVLRGGSWDILPEACRSAFRYFSNLVNRNIGFRVVCSGAPRT; encoded by the coding sequence ATGAATAATCCACAACAGCCGCGAGAATACGATGCTGTGCTTGGTGGTAATAGTCCATCACTAGAAGGTGCAGCCGTTTTAGGTGGTATTGAAGGGGTAAAATTACGGTTGCAAAATCCAGATGCAAAGGTGAGAATTGCTGCACTTGAGCAAGCTTTGAATTATGGAAAACAGGGTTTAGATTTAGTAATTGCAGGTTTAAATGATGAATCTGTAGAAATACAAGATGCGGCTTATTTATTGTTAAGGAATAGAACCGAAACAAAAGTTAAAAAGTCTTTAATAGAGTTTAATACTCAAGGGTTAAAACTAGAAAAAATTGAAGTATTAACAGTCAATAATTTTGGTAAAATTATTCAGCGTCAGCCGCGAGTAGCCAGATATTTTATAGAGGATTTGGGTAATGGCGTAATATTAGAAATGGCTGCAATTCCTGGTGGTAATTTTATGATGGGTTCACCAGAAAATGAAGATAGAAGAATGGATAATGAAAGTCCTCAACATCAGGTTTCTGTTCCTAGTTTTTTTATGGGAAAATATCCAGTAACACAGGCACAATATGAAGCTATTATGGGAACTAACCCTTATCATTTCAAAGGTGATAATCGCCCTGTTGAATGCGTTAGTTGGGATAATGCAGTAGCTTTCTGTAAAAAGTTAAGCCAAAAAATCAGCAAAACCTACAGACTGCCAAGTGAAGCCGAATGGGAATATGCTTGTAGAGCGGGAACTAGCACACCATTTCACTTTGGAGAGACGATTACAACGGATTTAGCTAACTATGCTGGCTACTACACCTATGGTAATACGGTTAAAGGAATTTACAGAAAACAAACAACAGAAGTAGGAAGTTTTGGAGTAGCCAATAACTTTGGATTATATGATATGCACGGGAATGTATGGGAGTGGTGTCAAGATTATTGGAGGAGTGGCTATGACATTGCGCCTACAGATGGAAGTGCATGGTTAAATAATGAATCTTATTTTCCTCAAAAGGTGCTGCGCGGTGGTTCGTGGGACATCCTTCCTGAAGCTTGCCGTTCTGCTTTTCGCTACTTCAGTAACCTGGTCAACCGCAATATTGGGTTTCGGGTTGTGTGTAGTGGTGCGCCGAGGACTTAG
- a CDS encoding SUMF1/EgtB/PvdO family nonheme iron enzyme: MNNPQQPREYDAVLGGNSPSLEGAAVLGGIEGVKLRLQNPDAKVRIAALEQALNYGEQGLYLVIEGLKDKSWDVQIAAYLILISRTEARVKKILLEFKPQWLKLKKIHLVIVNKFGNLIQRQQHIARYFTEDLGNGVTLKMAAIPGGTFMMGSPENEERRDKFESTPHQVTVPGFFIGKYPVTQAQYQAITGDNPSRFKFGSNNRPVEQVSWYDAVAFCEKLSKSTGKNYRLPMEAEWEYACRAGTTTPFYFGETITPDLVNYNGFAPYAAAPVGEYRDTTTDVGSFPPNAFGLYDMHGNVDEWCEDNWDIYVRPPLNGEEDKIVRGGYYHYGANLCRSAARSYRERDERTRNCGFRVVLCSENL, from the coding sequence ATGAATAATCCACAACAACCGCGAGAATACGATGCTGTGCTTGGTGGTAATAGTCCATCACTAGAAGGTGCAGCCGTTTTAGGTGGAATTGAAGGGGTAAAATTACGGTTGCAAAATCCAGATGCAAAGGTGAGAATTGCTGCACTTGAGCAAGCATTGAATTATGGAGAACAGGGTTTATATTTAGTAATTGAAGGTTTAAAGGATAAATCTTGGGATGTGCAAATTGCGGCTTATTTAATATTAATATCTAGAACAGAAGCAAGAGTAAAAAAAATATTACTAGAGTTTAAACCACAATGGTTAAAACTAAAAAAAATACATTTAGTAATAGTCAACAAATTTGGTAACCTTATTCAGCGTCAGCAACATATAGCCAGATATTTTACTGAAGATTTAGGTAATGGTGTAACTTTAAAAATGGCTGCAATTCCTGGTGGTACTTTTATGATGGGTTCACCAGAAAATGAAGAAAGAAGAGATAAGTTTGAAAGTACCCCGCATCAAGTGACTGTTCCTGGTTTTTTTATAGGAAAATATCCAGTTACACAAGCACAATATCAAGCTATTACTGGTGATAACCCCTCTAGGTTTAAGTTTGGAAGTAATAATCGCCCAGTTGAACAAGTCAGTTGGTATGATGCAGTGGCTTTTTGTGAAAAGTTAAGTAAAAGCACAGGAAAAAACTACAGACTACCAATGGAAGCAGAATGGGAATATGCTTGTAGAGCCGGGACAACTACACCATTTTATTTTGGTGAAACGATTACCCCAGATTTAGTAAATTACAATGGTTTTGCTCCCTACGCTGCTGCACCAGTAGGTGAATATCGAGACACAACAACGGATGTAGGTTCTTTTCCCCCTAATGCTTTTGGTTTGTACGATATGCATGGCAATGTGGATGAATGGTGTGAAGATAACTGGGATATTTACGTAAGACCTCCTTTAAATGGTGAGGAAGATAAGATAGTTCGTGGTGGCTACTATCACTACGGTGCTAATCTCTGTCGGTCGGCTGCTCGCAGTTATAGGGAGCGTGATGAGCGTACCAGAAACTGCGGTTTCCGGGTCGTGTTATGTTCCGAAAATTTGTAG
- a CDS encoding AAA family ATPase, giving the protein MNNPHQQLLQQIDLMLRARYPLLYIVGVEEEPIEQVLQQLTQISQTPRQLLLWDIVTGWDDNGTDKGSVMGALSRITKTPENTTTIFVLRDIHFILKNPETEKNAPVIRAIKNLTRQLKRTRQTLILTSHTLTIPPELQEEITVIDFPLPNIQEIDYLIHQLIVPEKLNLNGLGKEQLIKACQGLSRARIRRVLAAALAAKGQVNETDIDRVLEEKKQAVRQTGILEFYTSNESLKNVGGLENLKQWVRMRQDAFTEEARRYGIPNPKGVLLVGIQGTGKSLSAKTIAHEWRLPLLRLDVGRLFGGIVGESENRIRQMIQLAEAISPCVLWMDEIDKAFGNINSGVDGDSGTSRRVFGTLITWMQEKTSPVFMVATANNVQILPAELLRKGRFDEIFFLNLPTEKERHDIFKVHIQKIRPSRLRDFDLLKLARNSENFSGAEIQQVIIDGMHRAFGSLIDGNRRDFNTEDILAAVSETVPLAAIAKEQITSLKRWAAEAGARTASIDTLLIEELKVYSQQQGLGPLEVD; this is encoded by the coding sequence ATGAATAACCCCCATCAACAACTACTCCAACAAATAGACCTCATGCTTCGCGCCCGCTATCCCCTACTATATATAGTCGGAGTCGAAGAAGAACCAATAGAACAAGTCCTGCAACAACTCACCCAAATATCCCAGACACCACGACAACTATTATTATGGGATATCGTCACCGGTTGGGATGACAACGGAACTGATAAAGGTTCAGTCATGGGTGCATTATCAAGAATTACCAAAACCCCAGAAAATACAACCACAATTTTTGTATTGCGAGACATACATTTTATCCTCAAAAACCCCGAAACAGAAAAAAATGCTCCCGTAATTCGTGCTATCAAAAACCTCACCCGTCAACTCAAACGCACACGCCAAACCCTCATCCTCACCAGTCATACATTAACCATTCCTCCAGAACTACAAGAAGAAATTACAGTAATTGATTTTCCCTTACCCAACATTCAAGAAATAGATTATTTAATTCATCAATTAATAGTCCCCGAAAAACTTAACTTAAATGGACTAGGAAAAGAACAATTAATCAAAGCCTGTCAAGGATTAAGTCGCGCCAGAATTAGAAGAGTTTTAGCCGCAGCTTTAGCAGCAAAAGGACAAGTCAACGAAACAGATATTGATAGAGTATTAGAAGAGAAAAAACAAGCAGTTAGACAAACAGGAATATTAGAATTTTACACATCCAATGAATCATTAAAAAATGTCGGTGGATTAGAAAATCTTAAACAGTGGGTGCGAATGCGTCAAGATGCTTTTACCGAAGAAGCACGACGTTATGGCATACCCAACCCCAAAGGCGTTTTATTAGTAGGAATACAAGGAACAGGAAAATCATTATCAGCCAAAACTATCGCCCATGAATGGCGTTTACCATTGTTACGTTTAGATGTGGGGAGATTATTTGGGGGAATAGTCGGAGAAAGTGAAAATCGCATTCGCCAAATGATACAATTAGCAGAAGCAATATCACCCTGTGTATTATGGATGGATGAAATAGATAAAGCATTTGGTAATATTAATAGTGGTGTAGATGGTGACTCTGGAACATCGCGCCGGGTATTTGGTACACTCATTACCTGGATGCAAGAAAAAACCAGTCCGGTGTTTATGGTAGCCACTGCTAATAATGTGCAAATATTACCAGCCGAGTTATTAAGAAAAGGGCGATTTGATGAAATATTCTTTTTAAATTTACCTACGGAAAAAGAACGCCATGATATTTTTAAAGTCCACATTCAAAAAATCCGTCCTTCCCGACTGCGAGATTTTGATTTACTGAAACTTGCTAGAAATAGCGAGAATTTTAGCGGTGCAGAAATTCAACAAGTAATTATTGATGGAATGCACCGCGCTTTTGGTAGTTTAATAGATGGTAATAGGCGGGATTTTAACACTGAAGATATTTTAGCGGCGGTATCGGAAACTGTTCCTTTAGCGGCTATTGCTAAGGAACAAATTACCAGTTTAAAACGCTGGGCTGCGGAAGCTGGCGCAAGAACGGCTTCTATTGATACACTGTTAATTGAGGAGTTAAAGGTTTATTCTCAGCAGCAAGGTTTGGGTCCTTTGGAGGTGGATTAA
- a CDS encoding DUF1257 domain-containing protein — protein MSHFTTIKVQIKQGEVLLQVLKELGYQVEQNTHVRGYRGDKTNAEYVIKQSNGYDLGFRQNGESYELVADFWGAKINQQEFINNISQKYAHKTLMETIQTEGFNVEEEEVLADGTVRVLVGRWV, from the coding sequence ATGTCTCATTTTACAACTATCAAGGTGCAAATTAAGCAGGGTGAAGTGCTGCTTCAAGTATTAAAAGAGTTGGGTTATCAAGTTGAACAAAATACTCATGTTCGGGGTTATAGGGGTGATAAAACTAATGCTGAATATGTGATTAAGCAATCTAATGGTTATGATTTAGGTTTTCGTCAAAATGGAGAAAGTTATGAATTAGTGGCAGATTTTTGGGGTGCGAAAATTAATCAGCAGGAGTTTATTAATAATATTAGTCAAAAATACGCCCATAAAACCTTGATGGAAACCATACAAACTGAGGGTTTTAATGTGGAAGAAGAGGAAGTTTTAGCAGATGGTACGGTGCGGGTTCTAGTTGGTAGATGGGTTTAA
- a CDS encoding DUF2997 domain-containing protein codes for MAEYQKIEYRIGKDGKIVERVLNATGSSCVETTKGLEKSLGEIESQELLPEYYQDDELITTSENQSLQQQ; via the coding sequence ATGGCTGAATATCAAAAGATAGAATATCGCATTGGTAAAGATGGTAAAATTGTGGAACGGGTTTTAAATGCAACTGGTTCTAGTTGTGTGGAAACAACAAAAGGGTTAGAAAAATCCTTGGGAGAAATAGAATCTCAGGAATTATTACCAGAATATTATCAAGATGATGAGTTAATTACCACTTCTGAAAATCAATCTTTACAACAACAATAA